The Pseudodesulfovibrio cashew genomic sequence TTGTCCGAGTACGTTGGCAAATGGGTGGTTCTGTGCTTTTATCCAGGTGATTTCACCTTTGTTTGAGCAACCGAAATCTCTGCGGTCGCAGAGAAGTATGCCGAATTCGAAAAGCTCGACGTGCAGGTATTCTCCATGTCCACCGACTCCATGTTCGTCCACAAGATCTGGGTCGAGGAGGAGCTTTCGAAGATGATCACCAAGGGCGCGGTGCCCTTCCCCATGCTGTCTGACGGCGGCGGCAACGTCGGCAAGCTGTACGGCGTGTACGACGGCGCGGCGGGCGTGGATGTCCGTGGCCGCTTCCTCATCGACCCGGACGGCGTGGTCCAGGCCTATGAGGTCCTGACCCCGCCGGTGGGCCGCAATGTGGCGGAAACCCTGCGCCAGATCCAGGCATTCCAGTTGGTGCGCGAATCCAAGGGAACCCAGGCAACTCCCTCGGGATGGAAACCGGGCAAGCCCGTGCTCCGCCCCGGCCCCGATCTTGTGGGCAAGGTCTGGAAGGAATGGAAGGTCCAGATGGCCTTCGACGACTAGTTATTCAGGCTCCCCGGGCGGCCGGGGAGCCTTCACCCCCAACTCTTCCAAGAGGTACACCGTGTTCTGTCTGTATGTTTTCAATGGAGAATTGATGTGTTTCATCCATGTCCTGCTCAACGCCCTGGACATGAGGGAAAAGGGCAAGGAGGCCACCATCGTCATCGAGGGCGCGGCGGTCAAGCTGGTCCAGGAACTGGAGCAGGAGAGCTGCCCCCTGCACGCGCTCTACGTCAAGGCCAAGGAGGCCGGACTCATCGACGGCGTGTGCAAGGCGTGCTCGGCCAAGCTGGGAGCCCTCGACGCGGTCAAGGCGTCGGGCCTGCCGCTGCTCGACGATATGTCCGGCCATCCCTCCATGGCCGCCTACATGGACAGAGGGTATACGATCATCACCTTCTGATTCCGTTAAATGCCAGGAAAAACAGCCCGGTGGAGACTCCTCCGGGCTGTTTTTCGTTATTATTCCAACCCCCGTGAAATGAACATGGTAAAGCGGCCCGCCAGGGGAACGGTGCCTACCTGCCAGGCAGACCAGGGCTATCAGCAAAACAAAGACGGCAGCAGGTGCGCCGCCGTTTTTTCGGACCGCCGGAATCCTAGAAAGAAAAGACCTTGGCCTCCTCGGCCAGATCGATGAGAACCATGCCGGTGCTGATCTCGAATCCCGCGGGAAGGTCGTCCTCGCCGAGCATGCGGGTGGCCGCGCACGGCTTGCAGACCAGGATTTTGCCCTTCTCCTGGATTGTCTGGAGATACGGCAGCATTTCGTCGCCGGTGGGACACTTGATCCGCTCGGTCAACCCGAGGTTGGCGAAATACACGGCATCGTCTACCAGGAAGACGGTCACATCGTGCCCTTTTTCGGCGGCGATCTTGGCAAACTGGAAACAGCGCACGGCGCGGGTGGGATCTTCGGGGCCACGGGACAGGACGAACAGGAACTTGCTCATGGGTCACTCCACAAATTTCATATGAATATCTTTACGGGCATTCAGACAATGTCGGTTGTATAGCCCCGCCGCCATTTTTCAGCAAGGGGCTACGGCACCCTTTCACTCCGCTGAGAACAGGCATGATTGCAGCGTTGCTGTGAAAAGTTCAGGCCCTCGCGTACTTATGTTACACGAGAGTCTGAACTTTTTGCTTCACGCTTATGAACCTCTCCCGACAGCCTTCCGAAATGGACTTTGCCAACACTCTTTCTGGCGAAGCGTTCCTTCCCCCCTGTCGTTCACGGTGCGAGCGGTGGACAAAACCCACTTTTTTGCATACACGATTCTCACTTTTTTGAGAAAAACAGGGGAAAATTCGAAAAAATCAACAATTTTTGTCGTTTTTTCTTATTTCTCCTGAGGGCGACGCGGAATCTTTTCCATTGCGCCCGTATTCATTTCCGCTGCCGGGCGGAACGGACTTTCAAACCACACAGGTGAAGCATAATGGCTCAACGAGAACAATGGGGCTCACGCACGGGCTTCGTCCTGGCCGCGGTCGGCTCCGCCATCGGGCTGGGAAATATCTGGCGTTTTCCCTACATGGCCTACGAGAACGGCGGCGGCGCCTTCCTCATTCCCTACATCTTTGCCCTGCTCACCGCAGGCATCCCCTTCATGATCCTCGAGTTCGGCATGGGGCACAAATACAGGGGCTCCGCGCCCAAGGTGTTCCGGCGTCTCGGCTCCGGCCGGGAGTTTCTCGGCTGGATGCAGGTGGTGGTGGCCCTGGTCATCTCCATCTATTACGTGGCTGTCATCGGCTGGACCATCAACTATACCGGGTTCGCGCTGAACCAGGCCTGGGGCTCCGATCCCAAGGCCTTCTTCTTCGGCGACTACCTTGGCCTGACCGGCTCTCCATTCGAGCTGGGCGGCATCCGCTGGTCCATCCTCGGGGCCTGCACCCTGGCCTGGGGCGTCACCTGGCTGGCCATCACCTCGGGCGTGCGCAAGGGCATCGAGCGCGCCTGCAAGATTCTCATCCCGACCCTGTTCCTGCTGGTGCTGGTGCTCATCGCCCGCGTGGTCACCCTGCCCGGAGCCATGACCGGCCTCGACTTCCTGTTCAGGCCCGACTTCTCCAAGCTGACCGACTTCACGGTCTGGGCCGACGCCTACGGTCAGATCTTCTTCTCCCTGTCCATCGGATTCTCCATCATGCTCGCCTACTCCAGCTATCTGCCCAAGGACGCGGACATCAACAACAACGCGGCCATGACCGTGTTCATCAACTGCGGATTCTCCCTGCTGGCGGGCGTCATGATCTTCTCGGTGCTCGGCAACATGGCCCACGCCACGGGCCAGGCCGTCTCCGACGTGGCCGGAGCCGGTGTAGGCCTCGCCTTCATCACCATCCCGGCGGCCATCAACACCATGCCGGCCCCGGTCTTCGTGGGGACCCTCTTCTTCCTCTGCCTGACCATGGCGGGGGTCAGCTCCCACATCTCCATCGTGGAGGCGGTCAGCTCGTCGTTCATCGACAAGTTCGGCATCAGCCGAAAGCGGACCGCCACCCTGGTCTGCGGCTTCGGCTTCCTCGCCACGGTGATATTCACCACCGGCGGCGGGTTGCTCATCCTCGACATCGTGGACCACTTCATCAACAACCTCTGCATCCTGGGCCTCGCCCTGGCCGAAATCCTCCTGATGAGCTGGATTGTGGGACTGGAAGACATCCAAAAGCACGTGAACGCCTCCTCGGACTTTTCCGTGGGCAACGCGTGGAAGCTCTGCCTCAAGCTCGTGACCGTGGGCGTGCTCGGCTACTCCTTCGTCATGAATGTGGTCACGGACCTCGGCAAGCCCTACGGCGATTACGCGACCACCGACCTGGTCACCCTTGGCTGGTCCCTGCTGCCCGTGGCCTTTGTCCTTTCCCTCGCTCTGAACAAGCGGCAGGCCGCCTACGGCTTCGCGCAAAACGATTAAGGAGGCACCCATGACCACTTCCGCCATCGTCATGATGATTCTCGGACTCGGCGTAACCTGGGGCGGCGCGGCGTTCTGCATTCGCCTGGCCATCAGAAAACAGCGCGGATAGCGCTCTCGCACCCACAAAAAACAAGGGCGTTGTCCATGAGGACAGCGCCCTTTTCCTTTTGTAACAGCCAGGAGCGTCTCCTGGCCCGCCCGATCAGATGAAGCAGTACATGACCACAAAGTGGCAGGCGGAGCCGCCAATGACGAAGAGGTGGAAGATCTCATGGAAGCCGAAACGCCTGGGCAGGGGATCGGGCCACTTGAAGGCGTAGATGACCGCGCCCAGGGAGTAGACCACGCCTCCGGCCACCAGCCAGACCAGGGCAGGGACGGACAGGGCGAGGCAGAGGGGGTAGATTCCGACCAGCACCAGCCAGCCCATGGCCAGGTACACGGCGGTGGAAAGCCAGCGCGGCGCGTGCAGCCAGAAGACCTTCATGCCGATGCCCGCCAGAGCCAGCCCCCAGACGACCCCGAACAGGGACCACCCCCACGGACCGCGCAGGGGGATAAGGCAGATGGGCGTGTAGGTGGCCGCGATGTAGAAGAAGATCATGGAGTGATCCACGCGCCGCAGCAGGCGGACCCCCCGCTCGGACACGGGCAGCCAGTGGTACAGGGTGGACGCGGTGTAGAGCAGGATCATGGCCCCGCCGAAAATGGAGAAGGTCACGATGTGCCAGGGCATGGCCGGACTCACCGCGCGCAGGACGAGAAAGATCGTGGCAAAAACTGCCAGGACCGCACCGATGAGGTGGGTCAGGCCGCTGAGGGGATCGCGCAGACCAAAAACCATGAGAAACTCCCT encodes the following:
- a CDS encoding sodium-dependent transporter, whose product is MAQREQWGSRTGFVLAAVGSAIGLGNIWRFPYMAYENGGGAFLIPYIFALLTAGIPFMILEFGMGHKYRGSAPKVFRRLGSGREFLGWMQVVVALVISIYYVAVIGWTINYTGFALNQAWGSDPKAFFFGDYLGLTGSPFELGGIRWSILGACTLAWGVTWLAITSGVRKGIERACKILIPTLFLLVLVLIARVVTLPGAMTGLDFLFRPDFSKLTDFTVWADAYGQIFFSLSIGFSIMLAYSSYLPKDADINNNAAMTVFINCGFSLLAGVMIFSVLGNMAHATGQAVSDVAGAGVGLAFITIPAAINTMPAPVFVGTLFFLCLTMAGVSSHISIVEAVSSSFIDKFGISRKRTATLVCGFGFLATVIFTTGGGLLILDIVDHFINNLCILGLALAEILLMSWIVGLEDIQKHVNASSDFSVGNAWKLCLKLVTVGVLGYSFVMNVVTDLGKPYGDYATTDLVTLGWSLLPVAFVLSLALNKRQAAYGFAQND
- a CDS encoding MetS family NSS transporter small subunit, whose amino-acid sequence is MTTSAIVMMILGLGVTWGGAAFCIRLAIRKQRG
- the prxU gene encoding thioredoxin-dependent peroxiredoxin (Most members of this family contain a selenocysteine.), whose translation is MPEETSVSCERPKSVVSEAPPAEASQAAPRPVEQGPRVRIGQKAPDFTAPGFINGGFGAVKLSEYVGKWVVLCFYPGDFTFVUATEISAVAEKYAEFEKLDVQVFSMSTDSMFVHKIWVEEELSKMITKGAVPFPMLSDGGGNVGKLYGVYDGAAGVDVRGRFLIDPDGVVQAYEVLTPPVGRNVAETLRQIQAFQLVRESKGTQATPSGWKPGKPVLRPGPDLVGKVWKEWKVQMAFDD
- a CDS encoding DsrE family protein, with the translated sequence MCFIHVLLNALDMREKGKEATIVIEGAAVKLVQELEQESCPLHALYVKAKEAGLIDGVCKACSAKLGALDAVKASGLPLLDDMSGHPSMAAYMDRGYTIITF
- a CDS encoding DsrE family protein; amino-acid sequence: MSKFLFVLSRGPEDPTRAVRCFQFAKIAAEKGHDVTVFLVDDAVYFANLGLTERIKCPTGDEMLPYLQTIQEKGKILVCKPCAATRMLGEDDLPAGFEISTGMVLIDLAEEAKVFSF
- the trhA gene encoding PAQR family membrane homeostasis protein TrhA; translated protein: MVFGLRDPLSGLTHLIGAVLAVFATIFLVLRAVSPAMPWHIVTFSIFGGAMILLYTASTLYHWLPVSERGVRLLRRVDHSMIFFYIAATYTPICLIPLRGPWGWSLFGVVWGLALAGIGMKVFWLHAPRWLSTAVYLAMGWLVLVGIYPLCLALSVPALVWLVAGGVVYSLGAVIYAFKWPDPLPRRFGFHEIFHLFVIGGSACHFVVMYCFI